The Glandiceps talaboti chromosome 1, keGlaTala1.1, whole genome shotgun sequence genome has a segment encoding these proteins:
- the LOC144439766 gene encoding uncharacterized protein LOC144439766 produces the protein MAFGRWRKTTKCMVLLVLAITWFSLGFTSLFEYTWRKPTHMTYDVRNELQTSQHGRKKIWEELQVVESGQMTSVLKKYPWLKRKNFVPNYYTKREWVDAASTSAKADSNFTIVFVHNQKSGGTSVKECLDRITTNMSLPNYVGIYDDIRPKRTISDMIGRLELMAKVNAPKMPRFLVSENTFGLCDVLEDRACSYFTLMRDPYERIVSSYQFCKYQLDDPLCCATDARYMSVKEWALHQGSYFFRQLQFNTKELCSPEAYRELVRPRMDRVAYKGRDVNKPPCWYRHKVILDSMEDKEKETILEYMLSNLDTWFTVVGITEQFDGFLKLLEHTYGLPFHSECSGRAAMETEYSTWLHGRTRAELMNLRKEELKGDKDVLKALYYDVKIYEKLKEIYQIQKEQLEAEGTWK, from the exons ATGGCGTTTGGAAGATGGAGAAAAACTACCAAATGTATGGTTCTCTTGGTGTTAGCCATTACCTGGTTCTCTCTCGGATTCACGTCATTATTTGAATACACTTGGAG GAAACCAACCCATATGACCTATGACGTCAGAAATGAGTTACAAACTTCACAAcacggaagaaaaaaaatatgggaaGAACTGCAGGTAGTCGAGAGTGGACAAATGACATCAGTATTGAAAAAATATCCCTGGCTGAAGAGGAAAAACTTTGTGCCAAATTACTACACCAAGCGAGAGTGGGTTGATGCTGCATCTACGTCGGCGAAAGCAGACAGTAATTTCACGATTGTGTTTGTCCACAATCAGAAATCTGGAGGCACCAGCGTGAAAGAGTGTCTAGATAGAATTACTACAAATATGTCACTTCCAAATTATGTCGGTATATATGATGACATTAGGCCTAAACGGACAATTTCGGACATGATTGGTAGATTAGAACTTATGGCAAAGGTAAACGCGCCCAAAATGCCCAGATTCCTCGTGAGTGAGAATACTTTCGGACTGTGTGACGTTTTGGAGGATAGGGCGTGTTCGTATTTTACATTGATGAGGGATCCATACGAGCGAATCGTGTCATCCTATCAATTCTGTAAATATCAGCTAGACGACCCGTTGTGTTGTGCGACTGATGCCAGGTACATGTCTGTAAAAGAATGGGCTCTCCATCAAGGCAGTTACTTCTTCAGACAGTTGCAGTTCAACACTAAAGAACTTTGCTCACCTGAGGCATACCGGGAACTTGTACGACCACGGATGGACCGAGTGGCTTACAAGGGAAGGGATGTCAACAAACCACCGTGTTGGTATCGTCATAAAGTTATATTGGACAGCATGGAAGACAAGGAAAAAGAAACAATCTTAGAGTATATGCTTTCTAATCTGGACACGTGGTTCACAGTTGTTGGAATCACAGAACAGTTTGACGGCTTTCTGAAATTGTTAGAACACACCTATGGACTTCCGTTTCACTCGGAATGTTCAGGCCGTGCTGCCATGGAAACGGAATATTCAACCTGGTTACATGGTAGAACAAGGGCCGAATTGATGAATTTACGCAAGGAAGAACTGAAGGGGGACAAAGATGTGCTGAAGGCTTTATATTACGatgtgaaaatatatgaaaaacttaaagaaatatatcaaatccAAAAAGAACAGTTAGAAGCAGAAGGTACCTGGAAATAA
- the LOC144433574 gene encoding uncharacterized protein LOC144433574 encodes MVNRGWLQRHVSSSESAIFVVVCCSMVSTYLLVAHSFRNNMDLTNAERRVQGDIESVNFLNETTAIGESPLIKKVQDNVFNGTVSDSLIDASTDRMLEEILNKFPWIRRRRFTPNHFTSRRYGNTSPSRSYRNHSIVFLHNHKSGGTTMKICLQRIIQAKSLAPYYGLWDTNVAKAIETARVLEKKSRLYVTPYAFGICDELDDPYCAYFTVLRDPYERVVSSYEYCKRSRPDPHCAASNARKLTLKEWAVHQGSYFFRQLQFNPSDICSDLTRRKKVVKLMKEDNYYIGRKRNHPPCWFRHKLLLDNLLTKSEKRVLLQFMLDNLDKWFTVIGITDEYDTTLQLLQTVFKLPFYRLCSGLVEQQTQYNKMKLTKISRLQNIKKLKTEIEDDPEVFDALYYDIMIYQKALEIFNVQKRVYFEDVMRNLRKTQ; translated from the exons ATGGTGAACAGAGGTTGGCTTCAACGACATGTGTCGTCATCTGAATCCGCAATATTTGTTGTCGTCTGCTGTTCCATGGTTAGTACATATTTGCTGGTTGCTCACTCGTTCAG GAACAACATGGATTTGACTAATGCTGAGAGAAGAGTCCAGGGAGACATTGAATCGGTGAACTTTTTAAATGAAACAACCGCTATTGGTGAAAGTCCCCTAATAAAGAAAGTTCAGGATAACGTCTTCAACGGGACAGTTTCTGATAGCCTGATCGATGCTTCGACAGATAGGATGTTAGAGGAAATATTAAACAAGTTCCCATGGATACGACGTAGACGATTCACCCCAAATCACTTTACCTCTCGTCGATATGGTAATACTTCGCCATCTAGAAGTTACAGAAATCATAGTATTGTGTTTTTGCATAATCATAAGTCCGGTGGTACAACTATGAAAATTTGCTTACAACGGATAATACAGGCTAAGTCTTTAGCTCCTTATTATGGATTGTGGGATACCAATGTCGCAAAAGCTATCGAGACCGCTAGGGTACTAGAAAAAAAATCCAGACTGTACGTCACACCTTACGCTTTTGGCATTTGTGATGAGTTGGATGACCCGTATTGCGCTTATTTTACTGTACTTAGGGATCCCTACGAAAGGGTTGTGTCGTCATATGAATACTGTAAGAGATCGCGACCAGATCCACACTGCGCTGCTAGCAATGCTAGAAAGTTGACTCTCAAAGAGTGGGCTGTACACCAGGGAAGTTACTTCTTCCGACAATTACAATTCAATCCATCGGACATATGCTCAGACTTGACGCGTAGGAAGAAAGTTGTCAAACTTATGAAAGAAGATAACTACTATATAGGTAGAAAACGTAACCATCCGCCATGCTGGTTTAGACATAAACTCTTACTGGACAACCTTTTAACTAAGAGTGAAAAACGCGTACTTCTTCAGTTTATGTTGGATAATTTAGACAAGTGGTTTACGGTTATTGGTATCACAGATGAATACGATACGACTCTACAACTACTGCAGACAGTTTTTAAACTACCTTTCTATAGACTCTGTTCAGGATTGGTGGAACAACAGACACAATACAACAAGATGAAACTTACTAAGATATCaagattacaaaatattaaaaaattgaAGACGGAAATTGAGGATGATCCGGAAGTATTTGATGCTCTCTActatgatattatgatatatCAGAAAGCATTAGAAATTTTTAACGTCCAAAAAAGAGTCTATTTTGAAGATGTGATGCGGAATTTACGAAAGACACAATAA
- the LOC144439176 gene encoding uncharacterized protein LOC144439176, with translation MLNLSAFQICDLSRGRKSLTMVVCPIMVLYCCLYMRYISSTVRRQHMDEDRAEIQTFHGNYPEYKKNTDTDYQKRLAGIFERFPWIERKQFTPNELVRRSLLSTPEEKRNTTIVFVHNQKAGGSTIKTCLKQMVQEKTFARCYGVFDRNGPGNIMSETDSHRGHRKCYVGESSFGICDDFDNPQCSYFAMLREPYDRIISCYEYCKTAIDPLCDAGEATEMTLKEWAIQQGSYFFRQLLFRPTEICKPTDIQKQLLANLRNRDSYSNTSDLSSLPCWYQHKVLLESALTDTDKNDILQYTLENLENWFGVIGITEDFPTSLKVFQLTYDLPFYDLCSKMLVRPTDYEMQNAQLNETKASIIQTQILELESDTEVRDALYFDLQIYKKFKQIFNQQKDFLLSSSDHSLKSA, from the exons ATGCTGAATCTATCCGCTTTCCAGATCTGTGATCTATCGCGTGGACGGAAATCATTAACGATGGTTGTGTGTCCCATCATGGTACTGTATTGTTGTCTTTACATGCGTTACATTTCAAGCACGGTTCGACG GCAGCACATGGACGAAGATAGGGCGGAGATACAGACATTTCACGGCAACTATCCTGAATACAAGAAAAATACCGATACGGATTATCAAAAAAGACTAGCCGGTATATTTGAACGATTTCCATGGATAGAGAGAAAGCAATTCACACCCAACGAGTTGGTACGAAGGTCATTGCTATCAACGCCAGAAGAAAAAAGGAATACAACGATTGTATTCGTACATAATCAAAAGGCTGGAGGAAGCACTATTAAGACGTGTTTAAAACAAATGGTACAAGAGAAAACATTTGCGAGATGTTACGGAGTGTTTGATAGAAATGGACCAGGAAATATTATGAGTGAGACCGACAGTCACCGAGGACACCGAAAATGTTATGTCGGCGAAAGTTCTTTTGGTATCTGTGACGATTTTGATAACCCTCAATGTTCATATTTTGCTATGCTTAGAGAACCCTATGACAGGATAATATCCTGCTACGAATATTGTAAAACGGCCATAGATCCCCTATGTGATGCCGGGGAAGCTACAGAAATGACGTTGAAGGAGTGGGCAATACAACAAGGCAGTTATTTCTTTAGGCAGCTGTTGTTCAGACCAACGGAAATATGCAAACCAACAGACATACAGAAGCAGTTGCTGGCTAACCTTCGTAATCGGGATAGTTACTCAAATACCAGCGACTTGTCGTCTCTACCGTGCTGGTACCAACACAAAGTCTTGTTAGAAAGTGCGCTCACTGACACTGACAAGAACGATATATTACAGTATACTCTTGAAAATCTTGAGAATTGGTTTGGCGTGATTGGCATAACCGAGGATTTCCCAACGTCTCTGAAAGTTTTCCAGTTAACATATGACTTACCTTTCTACGACCTCTGTTCTAAAATGCTAGTGCGACCAACAGATTATGAAATGCAAAATGCTCAACTGAATGAGACAAAAGCAAGCATTATTCAGACCCAGATATTGGAGTTGGAATCCGACACTGAAGTACGCGATGCCCTGTATTTCGACTTACAAATCTACAAGAAATTTAAACAGATTTTCAATCAACAGAAAGACTTTCTTCTCAGCTCTTCTGACCACAGTCTTAAGTCAGCCTGA